A portion of the Mycobacterium paraseoulense genome contains these proteins:
- the lmeA gene encoding mannan chain length control protein LmeA: MRVRKLLIGLAAAAIAVTVVTLGAVAVDFGSSIYAEYRLSCSVRKAANLRSDPFVAIVAFPFIPQALRDHYNQVEIKANAVDHATVGKATLEATMYSVDLAHTSWLIGPDARLPVGKLESRIIIGSTHLGRYMGISDLMVEAPANETNTATGGVTASGISDSHGLVFSGTPHSANFEHRVSVSVDLSIAPEDQATLVITPTGVLTGPDTADQAVPNDKRDAVLRAFTARLPNQRLPFGVAPKTEGARGSDVIIEGISYGTTVDLDGFKQS, encoded by the coding sequence ATGCGGGTGCGCAAGCTGCTGATCGGGCTGGCGGCCGCGGCCATCGCCGTGACCGTGGTCACGCTCGGCGCGGTCGCCGTCGACTTCGGGAGCAGCATCTACGCCGAATACCGGCTCTCGTGCAGCGTGCGCAAAGCGGCCAATCTGAGGTCGGACCCGTTCGTCGCGATCGTCGCATTCCCGTTCATCCCACAGGCATTGCGTGACCACTACAACCAGGTGGAGATCAAGGCCAACGCCGTCGACCATGCGACGGTCGGCAAGGCCACGCTGGAAGCCACGATGTATTCGGTCGATCTGGCCCACACGTCCTGGCTGATCGGGCCGGACGCGAGACTGCCGGTGGGCAAACTGGAGAGCCGGATCATCATCGGCTCGACCCATCTGGGCAGGTACATGGGCATCAGCGACTTGATGGTCGAGGCGCCGGCCAACGAAACCAACACCGCTACCGGCGGTGTCACCGCATCGGGCATCTCCGACAGCCATGGGCTGGTGTTCAGCGGCACCCCCCATTCGGCCAACTTCGAGCACCGGGTCAGCGTCTCGGTGGACCTCTCCATCGCCCCGGAAGACCAGGCGACGCTGGTGATCACGCCGACCGGCGTCCTAACCGGGCCGGACACCGCCGACCAAGCCGTCCCGAACGACAAGCGGGATGCGGTGCTGCGCGCCTTCACCGCCCGGCTGCCCAACCAGCGGCTCCCGTTCGGAGTGGCACCGAAGACCGAGGGGGCGCGCGGCTCCGACGTCATCATCGAGGGCATCAGCTACGGGACGACGGTCGACCTGGACGGCTTCAAGCAGTCGTGA
- a CDS encoding Ms5788A family Cys-rich leader peptide: MLARLEPLLTQRRAVDLCRTAGCCCRCSC; encoded by the coding sequence GTGCTAGCCCGCCTTGAGCCTCTGCTCACCCAACGCCGCGCAGTCGATCTGTGCCGCACCGCGGGCTGTTGCTGTCGCTGTAGCTGCTGA
- a CDS encoding DUF4395 domain-containing protein produces the protein MPSSNTTTQPDTVDVRGPRFAAWVTTAVLVITLAASAASPALAAVILGVQAAIFAIGAVWGPRKHPYGRIFAAVVAPRLGPVVEREPAAPLKFAQLVGLIFALAGVAAFAAGAFLIGVIATAAALTAAFLNAAFGICLGCQLYPLVARFRGAARTT, from the coding sequence GTGCCGAGCAGCAACACCACCACCCAGCCGGACACCGTCGACGTGCGGGGCCCCAGGTTCGCCGCGTGGGTTACCACCGCGGTCCTGGTGATCACGCTCGCCGCGTCCGCCGCCAGCCCGGCGTTGGCGGCGGTCATCCTCGGCGTGCAGGCCGCCATCTTCGCCATCGGCGCCGTCTGGGGGCCGCGCAAGCACCCCTACGGCCGGATATTCGCCGCTGTCGTGGCGCCCCGACTGGGCCCCGTTGTCGAGCGCGAGCCGGCCGCACCGCTGAAGTTCGCCCAGCTCGTCGGCCTGATCTTCGCGCTCGCGGGTGTCGCCGCGTTCGCCGCCGGCGCCTTTCTGATCGGCGTCATCGCCACCGCCGCCGCGCTCACCGCCGCCTTCCTGAACGCCGCATTCGGGATCTGCCTGGGCTGCCAGCTCTACCCACTGGTCGCGCGTTTCCGAGGCGCCGCCCGCACCACATGA
- a CDS encoding sulfurtransferase encodes MARSDVLVSADWAESNLDAAGVVFVEVDEDTSAYDTGHIPGAIRLDWRSDLQDPVKRDFVDAQQFSKLLSERGVSNDDTVILYGGNNNWFAAYAYWYFKLYGHEKVKLLDGGRKKWELDGRALSSDAVSRPATSYSAAAPDNSIRAFRDEVIAAINAKNLVDVRSPDEFSGKILAPAHLPQEQSQRPGHIPGAINVPWSRAANEDGTFKSDEELAKLYADAGLDGTKETIAYCRIGERSSHTWFVLRELLGHKNVKNYDGSWTEYGSLVGAPIELGS; translated from the coding sequence ATGGCACGCTCCGACGTCCTGGTCTCCGCGGACTGGGCCGAGAGCAATCTCGACGCCGCCGGTGTCGTCTTCGTCGAGGTCGACGAGGACACCAGCGCATACGACACCGGCCACATCCCCGGCGCGATCAGGCTGGACTGGCGTTCCGACTTGCAGGACCCCGTCAAGCGCGACTTCGTCGACGCACAGCAGTTCTCCAAACTCCTCAGCGAGCGTGGCGTCTCCAACGACGACACCGTGATCCTCTACGGCGGCAACAACAACTGGTTCGCCGCCTACGCCTATTGGTACTTCAAGTTGTACGGCCACGAGAAGGTCAAGCTGCTCGACGGAGGCCGCAAGAAGTGGGAACTCGACGGGCGCGCGCTGTCCAGCGACGCGGTTAGCAGGCCGGCCACCTCATACAGCGCCGCCGCCCCGGACAACAGCATCCGGGCGTTCCGCGACGAAGTGATCGCGGCCATCAACGCCAAGAACCTGGTCGACGTGCGTTCGCCCGACGAGTTCTCCGGCAAGATCTTGGCGCCGGCGCATCTGCCGCAGGAGCAGAGCCAGCGGCCCGGCCACATTCCCGGGGCGATCAACGTGCCGTGGAGCCGGGCTGCCAACGAGGATGGCACCTTCAAGTCCGACGAGGAGCTGGCCAAGCTGTACGCCGACGCCGGCCTGGACGGCACCAAGGAAACGATCGCGTACTGCCGGATCGGGGAGCGTTCGTCGCACACCTGGTTCGTGCTCCGGGAATTACTCGGCCACAAGAACGTCAAGAACTACGACGGAAGTTGGACGGAATACGGCTCCCTGGTGGGTGCCCCGATTGAGTTGGGAAGCTGA
- a CDS encoding DUF1416 domain-containing protein: MCSAPKQGVTLPASVDLEKETVITGRVVDSDGQAVGGAFVRLLDSSDEFTAEVVASATGDFRFFAAPGSWTLRALSAAGNGNAVVTPSGAGIHEVDVKIA; the protein is encoded by the coding sequence ATGTGCTCTGCCCCGAAGCAAGGAGTGACGCTGCCGGCCAGCGTCGACTTGGAGAAGGAAACGGTGATCACCGGCCGAGTCGTGGACAGCGATGGCCAGGCGGTGGGTGGCGCGTTCGTCCGCTTGCTCGACTCGTCGGACGAGTTCACGGCCGAGGTCGTCGCATCGGCGACCGGCGACTTCCGGTTCTTCGCCGCCCCGGGGTCCTGGACGCTGCGCGCCTTGTCGGCGGCCGGTAACGGGAACGCCGTGGTGACCCCGTCCGGCGCGGGCATCCACGAGGTGGACGTCAAGATCGCCTGA
- a CDS encoding FABP family protein: protein MAAAAERAKLTAGRNIPAFDDLPLPADTANLREGANLHDALLALLPLVGVWRGHGEGRAHDGDYRFGQQIVVSHDGGDYLNWESRTWRLSDTGDYQEHGLRETGFWRFVNDPDDPSESQAIELLLAHSAGYVELFYGRPRTQSSWELVTDALARSRSGVLVGGAKRLYGIVEGGDLAYVEERVDADGGLVPHLSARLSRYAG, encoded by the coding sequence ATGGCCGCCGCCGCGGAGCGCGCCAAGCTCACCGCCGGCCGCAATATTCCCGCCTTCGACGACCTGCCGCTTCCTGCCGACACCGCCAACCTGCGGGAAGGCGCCAACCTGCACGACGCATTGTTGGCGCTGCTGCCGCTGGTCGGTGTGTGGCGCGGACACGGCGAGGGCCGTGCCCATGACGGCGATTACCGGTTCGGCCAGCAGATCGTGGTCTCGCACGACGGCGGTGATTATCTGAATTGGGAATCCCGCACGTGGCGGCTCAGCGACACGGGTGATTACCAGGAACACGGGTTGCGCGAGACGGGGTTCTGGCGCTTCGTCAATGATCCCGACGACCCCAGCGAATCTCAGGCCATCGAGTTGCTGCTGGCCCATTCGGCCGGCTACGTGGAACTGTTCTACGGCCGGCCGCGTACCCAGTCGTCGTGGGAGTTGGTGACCGACGCGCTGGCCCGCAGCCGATCGGGCGTGCTGGTCGGTGGCGCGAAGCGCCTCTACGGCATCGTCGAGGGCGGCGACCTGGCCTATGTCGAGGAGCGGGTGGACGCCGACGGCGGCCTGGTTCCCCATCTTTCGGCGCGGCTCTCGCGGTACGCCGGGTAA
- a CDS encoding RyR domain-containing protein, with translation MTALAAIFTGLGGVVIAAFRSQVDRLRANLADSVTAVVGIDDDTQSMISGIAQTLDRRNTLVVITNAGDDHVTRARRQGARVVLVDFSTPSTLVSLRLWRHLTRLYLMAPDPAINLLWLDLIGRRLAEVGHKQRLPLIVRMDDPWLAEAWRAQQFGGSGNRWAADVVGKYEVTAGRLLDGIIEAKTIRRVFVCGTSQLTLALCADLTRRALERDFYTPPDAVPLPALTLVERDADDYLQDHEFHRQQAGFMSDGPEVDAVSAMPTVPTMLRLIGDANPATSAVILVNTQQAATASRLAARFPEMPVYTSDLNTNLADDAIQVVGRLQSYSLVLDSREGRVQDAWERAARLIHERYVSTIEPGAPRSPAALPWEDLNEFYRGSNRRQVRNALWMVEKIAGHTWNTWGSPPAQLSGNDMAGLPPLEQLALMGFDHDSAMSMARAEHEDWCRYYRRNGWKYGSPRDDSHKIHDKLVDWSAVESTPDLLNAAIRSLAATLWSLRQLGFRSRPMWQTFTRIGTVTAEQRDAPWTWTSDSGHTMRANAGDWAVHEDGKIWSVRDDIFRDTYEPAGDGKWQRSGCVQARPAQAGETIDTLEGPATAADGDWVVRGEAGEQWPVPADEFARRYAEFRPPEESRVLDRGKQ, from the coding sequence GTGACCGCCCTGGCCGCGATCTTCACCGGATTGGGTGGGGTCGTTATCGCTGCCTTCCGCTCCCAAGTGGACCGGTTACGAGCGAACCTCGCAGACTCCGTCACCGCCGTCGTCGGCATCGATGACGACACCCAGTCGATGATCAGCGGGATCGCGCAGACGTTGGACCGGCGCAACACCCTGGTGGTCATCACCAACGCGGGCGACGACCACGTAACCCGTGCTCGCAGGCAGGGCGCCCGAGTGGTCCTGGTGGATTTCAGCACGCCGTCCACCCTGGTCTCGCTGCGACTGTGGCGCCACCTCACACGGCTCTACCTGATGGCACCCGACCCGGCGATCAACCTACTGTGGCTTGACCTGATCGGTCGTCGGCTCGCCGAGGTCGGCCACAAGCAGCGGTTGCCGCTGATCGTGCGCATGGATGACCCGTGGCTCGCCGAAGCGTGGCGCGCTCAGCAATTCGGGGGGTCGGGCAACCGGTGGGCGGCCGATGTGGTCGGTAAGTATGAGGTGACCGCCGGCAGGTTATTGGACGGCATCATTGAAGCCAAGACCATTCGTCGGGTATTCGTTTGTGGCACTTCACAATTGACTCTGGCGTTGTGCGCGGACCTGACCCGCCGCGCTCTTGAGCGCGACTTCTATACCCCGCCGGATGCGGTGCCGTTACCGGCGCTCACCCTCGTCGAACGCGACGCCGACGACTACTTGCAGGATCACGAATTTCATCGCCAGCAAGCCGGTTTCATGTCGGATGGACCGGAAGTCGATGCGGTATCGGCGATGCCAACGGTACCCACCATGCTGCGTTTGATTGGCGATGCGAACCCCGCGACGAGCGCCGTGATTTTGGTCAACACGCAGCAGGCTGCGACGGCCAGTAGGCTGGCTGCCCGCTTCCCCGAGATGCCGGTGTACACCTCGGATCTCAACACCAACCTGGCTGACGACGCGATCCAGGTCGTGGGAAGGTTGCAGTCCTACTCCCTGGTGCTGGACAGTCGCGAGGGCCGAGTCCAGGATGCCTGGGAGCGCGCGGCGAGGCTCATTCACGAGCGCTATGTGTCAACGATCGAACCGGGGGCACCCCGGTCCCCGGCCGCGCTGCCGTGGGAGGACCTTAATGAGTTCTACCGCGGATCCAATCGGCGCCAGGTACGCAACGCCCTATGGATGGTTGAAAAAATCGCCGGGCACACCTGGAATACGTGGGGCAGCCCACCGGCACAGCTTTCCGGCAACGACATGGCGGGATTGCCGCCATTGGAGCAGCTTGCTCTGATGGGCTTCGACCACGACTCAGCGATGAGCATGGCGCGGGCTGAGCACGAGGACTGGTGTCGCTATTACCGCCGCAACGGCTGGAAGTACGGTTCGCCTCGCGATGATTCCCACAAGATCCACGACAAGCTCGTCGACTGGTCGGCGGTGGAAAGCACCCCCGATTTGCTCAATGCAGCGATCCGCAGCTTGGCCGCTACCTTGTGGAGTCTGCGCCAGCTGGGATTCCGGTCGCGCCCAATGTGGCAGACCTTCACCCGGATCGGGACGGTCACCGCTGAACAACGCGACGCCCCGTGGACGTGGACATCGGATTCCGGACACACGATGCGTGCCAACGCCGGTGACTGGGCGGTCCACGAAGACGGAAAGATCTGGTCCGTGCGCGACGACATTTTCCGCGACACGTACGAGCCGGCGGGTGATGGGAAATGGCAACGCAGTGGCTGCGTTCAGGCGCGGCCCGCGCAGGCCGGTGAAACCATTGACACCCTGGAAGGCCCCGCGACTGCGGCCGACGGCGACTGGGTCGTACGCGGGGAGGCCGGCGAGCAATGGCCCGTGCCCGCCGACGAATTCGCGCGCCGCTACGCCGAATTCCGCCCTCCCGAAGAAAGCCGCGTTTTGGATCGCGGAAAGCAATAA
- a CDS encoding sensor domain-containing protein, which yields MALFVSYSSQDRSTVDALAAALRRAQQQVWFDQELGGGDSWWAKILEQIRACDLFLVALSSNWLQSKPSQSELRYAQALNKPILPVRIGDIGSMRVNPLAALQIIDYRNPTVDAGIQLVTAVHSLTAKPHPLPDPLPDEPPVPFGYITRLGNMLAEKELSPQQQLQLLVELRSGLDEDGDDPSARSDIAQLLRMMRLRHDVTYRTRNDIDNVLASIESDQQASASGASTTTGASSQTAPTAPARPASDTTAASAAGGGAAATGGSNNRLIIIGGATLAVIVAIVAAVVFLSQESTSKKTSAGTAPGGPAGTAGQTAPATGAPGQSAPAPGAAGRLDTILLSAQQVNAIMNPPTSMQVADDQTATRLRPDESLSNAACFGAFDPIRQSAYAGYNPTGVLGQGLDTQDSSYRVYQAAVSFPTPAQAQEFVTASAGKWKACNGVTVKFNNKANWTFGNVTETSSRITLSRAPGDPNRASCERVLSAVSDVVLDVMACEVGVHGQGGQITDQMAANVKQ from the coding sequence ATGGCGCTGTTTGTCAGCTACTCGAGCCAGGACAGGTCAACGGTCGATGCCCTGGCGGCGGCCCTGCGGCGCGCCCAACAGCAAGTTTGGTTCGACCAAGAGCTAGGCGGCGGCGACTCGTGGTGGGCCAAGATCCTCGAGCAGATCCGTGCCTGCGACCTGTTCCTCGTCGCGCTCTCAAGCAACTGGTTGCAGTCCAAACCGAGTCAGTCCGAGCTGCGCTACGCGCAGGCTTTGAACAAGCCGATCCTTCCGGTTCGCATCGGCGACATAGGCAGCATGCGCGTGAATCCACTTGCGGCGTTGCAGATCATCGACTATCGCAACCCGACCGTTGACGCCGGCATCCAGCTGGTCACCGCCGTGCACTCGCTCACCGCTAAGCCTCACCCGTTGCCGGACCCGCTGCCCGACGAGCCGCCCGTGCCGTTCGGCTACATAACGCGGTTGGGCAACATGCTCGCCGAGAAGGAGCTCAGCCCGCAGCAGCAGCTGCAATTGCTGGTCGAACTCAGATCCGGACTCGACGAGGACGGCGACGACCCCAGCGCTCGCAGCGACATCGCCCAACTTTTGCGCATGATGCGCCTGCGACACGACGTCACCTATCGCACCCGAAACGACATCGACAACGTGCTCGCGTCGATCGAGTCTGATCAGCAAGCTTCGGCTTCGGGCGCGTCGACAACAACCGGCGCCAGCTCGCAGACTGCACCGACCGCCCCGGCGCGACCGGCAAGCGACACCACCGCCGCGAGCGCGGCCGGCGGCGGTGCGGCCGCAACCGGCGGATCCAACAACCGGCTGATCATCATCGGCGGCGCCACCCTGGCCGTCATCGTCGCGATCGTCGCGGCGGTCGTTTTCCTGAGCCAGGAGTCGACTTCCAAAAAAACATCGGCCGGGACGGCGCCGGGCGGCCCCGCCGGGACAGCCGGGCAGACGGCGCCCGCTACCGGGGCACCCGGACAATCGGCGCCCGCACCAGGGGCCGCTGGGCGTCTGGACACGATTCTGCTCAGCGCGCAGCAGGTGAACGCCATCATGAACCCGCCCACATCGATGCAAGTCGCGGACGACCAGACGGCCACGCGGCTGCGTCCAGACGAGAGTCTGTCAAATGCGGCCTGCTTTGGCGCGTTCGATCCGATTCGGCAGAGCGCCTATGCGGGCTACAACCCCACCGGCGTGCTCGGACAGGGGCTGGATACGCAGGACAGCAGCTATCGGGTTTACCAAGCCGCGGTCAGCTTCCCGACCCCCGCACAAGCTCAGGAGTTCGTGACCGCCTCTGCCGGCAAATGGAAGGCGTGCAACGGCGTAACCGTGAAGTTCAACAACAAAGCCAACTGGACCTTCGGGAATGTGACCGAGACTTCGTCGAGGATCACGCTGTCGCGCGCGCCGGGAGATCCGAACCGGGCGAGCTGCGAGCGCGTGCTGAGTGCGGTGTCCGACGTGGTCCTCGACGTCATGGCCTGCGAAGTGGGTGTCCACGGTCAAGGCGGACAGATCACCGATCAGATGGCCGCCAACGTCAAACAATAG
- a CDS encoding aminodeoxychorismate lyase gives MIVTLDGAVHPPDAPLLHADDLAAVRGDGVFETLLVRDGRPCLLESHLQRLAQSARLMDLPGPELPAWRNAIGLATRQWVAGTADEGAMRLIYSRGRESGTTPTAYVMVTAVPERVTAVRRDGLAAVTLDRGLAAAGTDAMPWLLAGAKTLSYAVNMAALRHAARQGAGDVIFVSSDGYILEGPRSTVVIAADAETGAGGNVCLLTPPPWYPILRGTTQQALFEVARSKGYDCDYRALRLADLNAAQGIWLVSSMTLAARVHTLDGRPLPRSAMAAEFASLIDSAIVSDR, from the coding sequence GTGATCGTCACGCTGGACGGCGCGGTCCATCCGCCCGATGCCCCGCTTCTGCACGCCGACGACCTGGCCGCGGTTCGCGGCGACGGCGTCTTCGAGACGCTGTTGGTCCGCGACGGCAGGCCCTGTCTGCTCGAGTCCCATCTGCAGCGGCTGGCCCAGTCGGCCAGGCTGATGGATTTGCCCGGGCCGGAACTGCCCGCCTGGCGCAATGCGATCGGCCTGGCCACCCGGCAGTGGGTCGCGGGAACCGCTGACGAGGGCGCGATGCGCCTGATCTACAGCCGCGGCCGGGAGAGCGGGACGACGCCGACGGCCTATGTCATGGTCACCGCTGTCCCCGAACGAGTGACGGCCGTCCGGCGCGACGGGCTGGCCGCGGTGACGTTGGACCGCGGGCTGGCCGCCGCCGGCACCGACGCGATGCCGTGGCTGCTGGCCGGGGCCAAGACCCTGTCCTATGCGGTCAACATGGCCGCCTTGCGTCATGCCGCCCGGCAGGGCGCCGGTGACGTGATCTTCGTCAGCTCGGACGGCTACATCCTGGAAGGTCCGCGCTCGACGGTGGTGATCGCGGCCGATGCCGAAACGGGAGCGGGCGGGAATGTGTGCCTGCTGACGCCTCCGCCGTGGTATCCGATTTTGCGTGGCACCACGCAGCAGGCCCTTTTCGAGGTGGCGAGGTCGAAGGGCTACGACTGCGACTATCGCGCGTTGCGGCTTGCCGATCTCAATGCCGCGCAAGGGATCTGGCTGGTCTCGAGTATGACGTTGGCCGCCCGCGTGCACACGCTCGACGGTCGGCCACTGCCTCGGTCTGCAATGGCCGCGGAATTCGCCTCCTTGATCGACTCCGCGATCGTCAGCGATCGCTAA
- the ygfZ gene encoding CAF17-like 4Fe-4S cluster assembly/insertion protein YgfZ, producing MSAVPAPDSGPDAGAIWHYGDPLGEQRAAETDAVVVDRSHRAVLTLTGGDRQKWLHSISTQHVSDLPEGASRQNLSLDGQGRVEDHWIQTELGGTTYLDTEPWRGEPLLEYLRKMVFWSDVAPAAADLAVLSLLGPRLAEPAVLDVLGLDALPAELTATPVAGGGFVRRMPGAPAGQIELDLLVPRSESAGWRERLVRAGVRPAGVWAYEAHRVVALRPRLGVDTDERTIPHEVGWIGGPGQGAVHLDKGCYRGQETVARVHNLGRPPRMLVLLHLDGSVERPSTGDPVLAGGRAIGRLGTVVDHVDLGPVALALLKRGVPADTELATGPQASVAAVIDADSLPPTEQTGAGRLAVERLRGGAR from the coding sequence GTGTCTGCAGTACCCGCACCCGATTCCGGCCCCGACGCGGGCGCCATTTGGCATTACGGCGACCCACTGGGCGAACAGCGCGCGGCCGAAACCGATGCGGTGGTGGTGGACCGCTCGCACCGGGCGGTGCTCACCCTGACCGGTGGCGACCGCCAGAAGTGGCTGCACAGCATCTCCACCCAACACGTCAGCGACCTCCCCGAGGGCGCCAGCAGGCAGAACCTCAGCCTCGACGGCCAGGGCCGGGTCGAGGACCACTGGATCCAAACCGAACTCGGCGGCACCACCTACCTCGACACCGAGCCGTGGCGGGGCGAACCGCTGCTGGAATACCTGCGCAAGATGGTCTTCTGGTCCGACGTCGCCCCGGCGGCCGCCGACCTGGCGGTGCTTTCGCTATTGGGTCCGCGACTGGCCGAGCCGGCGGTGCTCGACGTGCTGGGCCTGGACGCCCTGCCCGCCGAGCTGACCGCGACGCCGGTCGCCGGCGGTGGCTTCGTGCGGCGGATGCCCGGCGCCCCCGCGGGCCAGATCGAACTGGACCTGCTGGTTCCCCGCAGCGAATCCGCCGGCTGGCGGGAGCGTCTGGTGCGGGCGGGCGTGCGGCCCGCGGGGGTGTGGGCCTACGAGGCCCACCGGGTCGTGGCGCTGAGACCGCGGCTGGGCGTCGACACCGACGAACGCACGATTCCGCACGAGGTTGGGTGGATCGGCGGGCCCGGCCAGGGGGCCGTCCACCTGGACAAGGGTTGCTACCGGGGGCAGGAGACCGTCGCGCGCGTGCACAACCTGGGTAGGCCACCCCGGATGCTCGTCCTGTTGCACCTCGACGGCTCGGTGGAGCGGCCTTCGACGGGTGACCCGGTGCTCGCCGGCGGTCGCGCCATCGGCCGCCTTGGCACCGTGGTGGATCATGTGGACCTCGGGCCCGTGGCCCTCGCTCTGCTCAAGCGCGGGGTGCCGGCCGACACCGAACTCGCGACCGGGCCGCAGGCCTCGGTAGCCGCGGTGATCGACGCCGATTCGCTGCCGCCGACCGAACAGACCGGTGCGGGACGGCTGGCCGTTGAACGGTTGCGGGGCGGTGCGAGATAA
- a CDS encoding DUF3073 domain-containing protein, whose amino-acid sequence MGRGRAKAKQTKVARELKYSSPQTDFQRLQQELAGSDAGNSTELEDDGVGDSWQDADDWRR is encoded by the coding sequence ATGGGCCGCGGCCGGGCTAAGGCAAAGCAGACCAAGGTTGCTCGAGAACTCAAATACAGTTCCCCGCAGACCGACTTCCAGCGGCTTCAGCAAGAGCTGGCAGGGTCGGATGCCGGAAACTCCACCGAACTGGAGGACGACGGCGTCGGCGACTCCTGGCAAGACGCCGACGACTGGCGTCGCTAA
- the purM gene encoding phosphoribosylformylglycinamidine cyclo-ligase — protein sequence MTDPGKSPGRNPGSHGITYASAGVDIEAGDRAVEMFKPLATRATRPEVRGGLGGFAGLFALRNDYREPLLAASTDGVGTKLAVAQAMDKHDTVGLDLVAMVVDDLVVCGAEPLFLQDYIAVGRTVPERLSAIVAGIAEGCVRAGCALLGGETAEHPGLMEPDHYDISATGVGVVEADDVLGPDRVKPGDTLIAMGSSGLHSNGYSLARTVLLEIDRMNLAGYVEEFGRTLGEELLEPTRIYAKDCLALTAETHVRTFCHVTGGGLAGNLQRVIPHGLVAEIDRGTWTPAPVFAMIAQRGRVRREEMEKTFNMGVGMVAVVAPEDTDRALAILTARHLDCWVLGTVCKGGKEGPRAKLVGQHPRF from the coding sequence ATGACGGATCCCGGAAAAAGCCCCGGACGAAACCCGGGCAGCCACGGCATCACCTACGCGTCGGCCGGGGTGGACATTGAGGCTGGCGACCGCGCCGTCGAGATGTTCAAGCCGCTGGCGACACGGGCCACCAGGCCCGAGGTGCGGGGCGGCCTCGGTGGGTTCGCCGGGCTGTTCGCTTTGCGCAACGACTACCGCGAACCGCTGCTCGCGGCCTCGACCGACGGTGTGGGAACCAAGCTGGCGGTCGCTCAGGCGATGGACAAACACGACACCGTCGGCCTGGACCTGGTCGCGATGGTGGTCGACGACCTCGTCGTCTGCGGCGCCGAGCCGCTGTTCCTGCAGGACTACATCGCGGTGGGCCGGACCGTGCCTGAACGGCTCAGCGCGATCGTGGCCGGCATCGCCGAGGGATGTGTGCGCGCCGGCTGCGCGCTGCTGGGCGGTGAAACCGCCGAGCATCCCGGTCTGATGGAACCCGACCATTACGACATCTCGGCGACCGGTGTCGGTGTCGTGGAAGCCGACGACGTGCTGGGGCCCGATCGGGTCAAACCCGGCGACACGCTCATCGCCATGGGCTCCTCCGGCCTGCATTCCAACGGCTACTCGCTGGCCCGCACGGTGCTGCTCGAGATCGACCGGATGAACTTGGCCGGTTATGTCGAGGAGTTCGGCCGAACCCTGGGGGAAGAGCTGTTGGAACCCACTCGGATCTACGCCAAAGACTGTCTGGCGTTGACCGCCGAAACCCATGTCCGCACCTTCTGCCACGTCACCGGCGGCGGGCTGGCCGGCAACCTGCAACGCGTCATCCCGCACGGCCTGGTCGCCGAAATCGACCGGGGGACTTGGACGCCCGCACCGGTGTTCGCCATGATCGCGCAGCGTGGTCGGGTGAGGCGGGAGGAGATGGAGAAGACTTTCAACATGGGCGTCGGCATGGTCGCCGTTGTCGCGCCCGAGGACACCGACCGCGCTTTGGCCATCTTGACGGCCCGCCACCTGGACTGCTGGGTGTTGGGGACGGTCTGCAAAGGCGGTAAAGAGGGCCCGCGGGCAAAGCTGGTCGGACAGCACCCGAGATTCTAG